The Pontibacter korlensis sequence TCACCATTCGGTTTCAGGGCTTTGTTGCTGCGCTCCAGCACGGCCTCTACAGAACCTTTAAGGTAAATAATATGGCGATTGCCTCCGTGCAAGGTAGCCATGTACTGATACTCTGATTCAAAGGGTATAACATCTTTGCGCGGCAGCTCACGCACGAGCTTTTCTTTCTCGAAACCTGCCTTGCTGGCCGCTACTTCCAAAGCGCCTTCGGTTGGGTCACCTTCTATTGCCCACTGCCCGTCTTTTTCTTTAACATTACTGTCGTTGCACAACAGGCCGGCCACGAGACATTGCTCCAAGGCTTTGTTGGTGCTAAGGTCTACCTGCTGCCCCTCATCTACTACTTCTCCCTCAGGCCGGTAACCGAGGCCTTTTACTTGATAGACTTTTCCTCCTGCCATAATCTGCTGTACCGTCATCTGGTTTTCGGTGAGGGTGCCTGTTTTATCTGAGCAGATCACGTTGGTGCTGCCAAGGGTTTCCACCGCCACCAGTTTTCGAATGATAGCCCTGCGTTTTGCCATTTTTGAAACTCCTAGTGCCAGCATAATGGTTACAGCTACTGGTAAACCTTCCGGTATGGCACCTACAGCCAGGGCAACGGCTATCATAAATGCCTCGCCTATGCTCTCGCCACGCAGCATTACTGTTGCAAACACTATCGCGGAGAGCCCTAGTATCACCCAAAGCAGTAAATGGCTGAACTGCCTGATGTTTCTGGTAAGCGGTGTTTCAAGATCCTGCGCGCCCGCAATGGACTTCTGAATTTTACCAACTTCGGTATGGTCACCGGTTGCAACGACTACTCCCGTAGCCTGCCCGTAGGTAACAACCGTTGAAGAAAAGCCCATAGAGAAGCGGTCACCAAGCACATTATCGGCTTCTACCGGTGTGACATTCTTCTCAACGGCTACTGATTCTCCGGTAAGGGCTGATTCATCCACTTTCAGGTCCCGCTCTTTTACCAGGCGCACATCCGCCGGAAATTTATCTCCTGCTTGTACAAGCACTACATCTCCCGGTACCAGTTCCTGCGCGTCAATTTCCTGTTTATTCCCGTTGCGCATTACGTGTGCCTTGGCTGTCATACTTTTAGCCAGGGCATCAATAGCCTCCAGTGCTTTTGACTCCTGCACATAGCCAATGATGGCATTTACAAACACTACAGCAAAGATGACAATGGCATCCGTATACTCTTCCAGCAGAATAGTTACCACCGTTGCAGCAAGCAGAATGTAGATGAGCGGCTGATGAAACTGCAGCAGAAACCTGACCAGTGCACTCTGCTGCTTTTTGGGTGTCATTACATTGCGGCCATAGCGTGTTTGGCGTTTTTTTACGTCTTCATCGCTTAGTCCTTCAGCAGCGGAAACCCCCAGTTTTTCTATTACCTCCTCAGCGGACAGGCTGTGCCAAGGGTGAGGTTTATCAGTCGGCAAATGTTGTTTGCTTACTTTTTTTTCTTCCGTTACATTCATGGTAAGATATTCTTCTCTTCAAAAAGGCTCTATAGTCTTACGGAGTATGTTGGTAACTAGCTATATCATATGTATTTGTTGCCATATTACTAAAGTGGTGCCGTGCCCGGAAGATGAAAAGTTGTGCTGCTGCTTTCGAGTCTAGAAGCGAATCTTATTGAGCCAGGTATGCTCCGTCTACTGCATAATAGGCACCTGTTACAAAAGAAGCTTTTTCAGAACTTAGCCAAAGCACGAGCTCTGCTACCTCTTCTGATTCTCCCAGTCGTAGGCGAGCCAGCATTTCAAAGGTTTCCTCTGTCATACCAGCCTCTGTCAGGAGTGGAGTCTTAATGAAGGCAGGACCTACGGCATTAACACGTATACCCTTGGAAGAATACTCCAGCGCACCATTCTTAGTTAGCCCCACAGCGCCATGTTTGGCAGCTACATAAGCTGCTGAATTTGCAAAGCCTACCTGGCCAAGTATGGAGGAATTGTTCACGATGGCCCCGCCACCATTCTGGAGCATTTGCTTTATTTGATAGTGCATACAGTAGAAAACACTATTCAGGTTAACTGCAATTACTTTATTCCAGCCGGCTATACTCATCTCGCCAACAGGGTTTGCCTCACCGCCAATGCCTGCATTATTAAAAGCTATGTCTAGTCAGCCATACGTCTCTACTGTCTTTTTAACAAGGTTCTCACAGTCTTCTGGCTGCGCCACATCTGCTCTTACAAATATCGCTTTGCCTCCCTGGTTTAGAATGGACTCTACTACTTCCTTGCCTTTGGTTTCGTTGATGTCTGAAACAACGACGCTTGCGCCCTGCTGGCTGTAAAGTATGGCTGTGGCCTCGCCTATACCCGAGGAGGCTCCGGTTACGATGGTTACTTTTCCTGCTAATTGCTGAT is a genomic window containing:
- a CDS encoding cation-transporting P-type ATPase; this translates as MNVTEEKKVSKQHLPTDKPHPWHSLSAEEVIEKLGVSAAEGLSDEDVKKRQTRYGRNVMTPKKQQSALVRFLLQFHQPLIYILLAATVVTILLEEYTDAIVIFAVVFVNAIIGYVQESKALEAIDALAKSMTAKAHVMRNGNKQEIDAQELVPGDVVLVQAGDKFPADVRLVKERDLKVDESALTGESVAVEKNVTPVEADNVLGDRFSMGFSSTVVTYGQATGVVVATGDHTEVGKIQKSIAGAQDLETPLTRNIRQFSHLLLWVILGLSAIVFATVMLRGESIGEAFMIAVALAVGAIPEGLPVAVTIMLALGVSKMAKRRAIIRKLVAVETLGSTNVICSDKTGTLTENQMTVQQIMAGGKVYQVKGLGYRPEGEVVDEGQQVDLSTNKALEQCLVAGLLCNDSNVKEKDGQWAIEGDPTEGALEVAASKAGFEKEKLVRELPRKDVIPFESEYQYMATLHGGNRHIIYLKGSVEAVLERSNKALKPNGETDTLDTGAINKQVEEMASEGLRVLALAMAEVPESTHDIVHEDTKSGLIFLGLQGMIDPPRQEAVEAVKLCQHAGIDVKMITGDHAATAAAIASQIGLKGEKINGKLKAITGKELQLIEDKELEEVAEKTSVFARVSPDQKLRLVKALQARDRVVAMTGDGVNDGPALKQANIGIAMGITGTDVAKDASDMVLTDDNFSSIEGAVEEGRSVFDNLTKFIVWTLPTNLGEGLVILAAVIIGAQLPVQPVQLLWINMTTAVLLGLTLAFEPKEPGIMDRPPRPANEPILTRDLVMRALLVGFLLMVAAFGLYLYEIKHGATVAEAQTVATTVFVVLEAFYLLNCRSLIRPTYDIGFFTNMWVYYGIATMFLFQALFIYLPFMNTLFNSSPLDVMQVLRIVGAGVLLNIIVSVEKYIRLKLGAGKALSMQAD